One Streptomyces sp. NBC_00223 genomic window carries:
- a CDS encoding DEAD/DEAH box helicase: MTDEMSPAERYAASRRRAEENATALAQFRELYEFGLDPFQIEACQALEAGSGVLVAAPTGSGKTIVGEFAVHLALAEGRKCFYTTPIKALSNQKYGDLAKRYGADKVGLLTGDNSVNGDAPVIVMTTEVLRNMLYAGSAALDGLGYVVMDEVHYLSDRFRGAVWEEVIIHLPQSVTLVSLSATVSNAEEFGDWLDTVRGDTQVIVSEHRPVPLWQHVLAGRRMYDLFEEKSGPDDPRGRREVNTDLERLARMENQRTYNPRAKRGREADRERERRSRSRIWTPSRAEVIDRLDAEGLLPAITFIFSRAGCQAAVQQCLHAGLRLNNDEGRARVREIVEERTRAIPDEDLHVLGYFEWLEGLERGIAAHHAGMLPTFKEVVEELFVKGLVKAVFATETLALGINMPARSVVLEKLVKWNGETHADITPGEYTQLTGRAGRRGIDVEGHAVVLWQRGFDPGAVAGLAGTRTYPLRSSFKPSYNMAVNLVGQFGRHRSRELLETSFAQFQADRSVVGISKQVQRNEEGLDGYKESMTCHLGDFDDYMRLRRELKEREAELSRQGAAQRRAAASDALEKLKPGDIIHVPAGKYAGLALVLEPGVPAGRAAGPRRGEEYHDGPRPLVLTAERQVKRLAELDFPVPVEALDRMRIPKSFNPRSPQSRRDLASAMRSKAGTAGWAEPARHRRQRSAAADDTEIARLRAAIRAHPCHGCDDREDHARWAERYHRLRRDTQQLERRIEGRTNTIARTFDRVCGVLTELDYLDGDQVTPEGRRLARLYGELDLLASECLRDGVWDGLGPAELAACASALVYESRQADDAVAPKLPTGNAKAALGEMVRIWGRLDALEEDHHINQTEGVGQREPDLGFAWAAYRWASGHTLDSVLSDADMPAGDFVRWCKQLIDVLGQIGNAAPENSPVRRNARKAVDGLLRGVVAYSSVG, translated from the coding sequence ATGACCGATGAGATGTCCCCCGCCGAGCGCTACGCCGCCAGTCGTCGCCGCGCCGAGGAAAACGCCACCGCACTCGCCCAGTTCCGCGAGCTGTACGAGTTCGGCCTCGATCCGTTCCAGATAGAGGCCTGCCAGGCACTGGAGGCCGGCAGCGGCGTCCTGGTCGCCGCCCCCACCGGCTCCGGCAAGACGATCGTCGGCGAGTTCGCCGTCCATCTCGCGCTCGCCGAGGGCCGCAAGTGCTTCTACACCACGCCCATCAAGGCCCTGTCCAACCAGAAGTACGGCGATCTCGCCAAGCGCTACGGCGCCGACAAGGTCGGCCTGCTGACCGGTGACAACAGTGTCAACGGCGACGCCCCCGTGATCGTGATGACCACGGAAGTCCTGCGGAACATGCTCTACGCGGGCTCCGCCGCCCTCGACGGCCTCGGCTATGTGGTGATGGACGAGGTGCACTACCTCTCCGACCGCTTCCGCGGCGCCGTCTGGGAGGAGGTGATCATCCACCTCCCGCAGTCCGTGACCCTGGTGTCACTGTCCGCGACCGTCTCCAACGCCGAGGAGTTCGGCGACTGGCTCGACACCGTGCGCGGCGACACCCAGGTGATCGTCTCCGAGCACCGGCCCGTGCCGCTGTGGCAGCACGTCCTGGCCGGCCGCCGGATGTACGACCTGTTCGAGGAGAAGTCCGGGCCCGACGACCCCCGCGGCCGCCGCGAGGTCAACACGGACCTCGAACGGCTCGCCCGGATGGAGAACCAGCGCACGTACAACCCGCGGGCCAAGCGCGGCCGGGAGGCCGACCGCGAGCGCGAGCGGCGCTCCCGCAGCCGGATCTGGACCCCCAGCCGGGCCGAGGTGATCGACCGCCTCGACGCCGAGGGCCTGCTGCCCGCCATCACCTTCATCTTCAGCCGGGCCGGCTGCCAGGCCGCGGTACAGCAGTGTCTGCACGCGGGCCTGCGGCTCAACAACGACGAGGGCCGGGCCCGGGTCCGGGAGATCGTCGAGGAGCGCACCCGGGCCATCCCCGACGAGGACCTGCACGTCCTGGGCTACTTCGAGTGGCTGGAGGGCCTGGAGCGCGGTATCGCGGCCCACCACGCGGGCATGCTGCCGACCTTCAAGGAGGTCGTCGAGGAGCTGTTCGTCAAGGGCCTGGTCAAGGCGGTCTTCGCCACCGAGACCCTGGCGCTTGGCATCAACATGCCGGCCCGCTCGGTGGTGCTGGAAAAGCTCGTGAAGTGGAACGGCGAGACCCACGCCGACATCACCCCCGGCGAGTACACCCAGCTCACCGGGCGCGCCGGGCGCCGCGGCATCGACGTCGAGGGCCACGCCGTGGTGCTGTGGCAGCGCGGCTTCGACCCGGGCGCCGTCGCGGGCCTGGCCGGCACCCGTACGTATCCGCTGCGGTCGTCGTTCAAGCCGTCGTACAACATGGCGGTCAATCTGGTCGGGCAGTTCGGGCGGCACCGCTCGCGCGAGCTGCTGGAGACGTCGTTCGCGCAGTTCCAGGCCGACCGCTCGGTGGTCGGCATCTCCAAGCAGGTGCAGCGCAACGAGGAAGGTCTCGACGGCTACAAGGAGTCGATGACCTGCCACCTGGGCGACTTCGACGACTACATGCGGCTGCGCCGCGAGCTGAAGGAGCGCGAGGCCGAGCTGTCCCGGCAGGGCGCCGCCCAGCGCCGCGCGGCCGCCTCGGACGCCCTGGAGAAGCTCAAGCCGGGCGACATCATCCATGTCCCCGCGGGCAAGTACGCCGGGCTCGCGCTGGTACTGGAGCCCGGGGTGCCCGCGGGCCGGGCGGCAGGACCGCGCCGGGGCGAGGAGTACCACGACGGGCCGCGCCCGCTGGTGCTCACCGCCGAGCGGCAGGTCAAGCGGCTCGCGGAGCTCGACTTCCCGGTGCCCGTCGAGGCGCTGGACCGGATGCGGATCCCCAAGTCCTTCAACCCGCGCAGCCCGCAGTCCCGGCGTGATCTGGCCTCCGCGATGCGGTCCAAGGCGGGCACCGCCGGGTGGGCCGAGCCCGCGCGGCACCGCAGGCAGCGCTCGGCCGCGGCCGACGACACCGAGATCGCCCGGCTGCGCGCCGCGATCCGCGCGCACCCCTGCCACGGCTGCGACGACCGCGAGGACCACGCCCGCTGGGCCGAGCGCTACCACCGGCTGCGCCGGGACACCCAGCAGCTGGAGCGGCGTATCGAGGGCCGTACGAACACCATCGCGCGGACCTTCGACCGGGTGTGCGGGGTGCTGACCGAACTCGACTACCTGGACGGCGACCAGGTCACCCCCGAGGGCCGCAGGCTCGCCCGGCTCTACGGCGAACTCGACCTGCTGGCCAGCGAATGCCTGCGCGACGGGGTGTGGGACGGCCTGGGCCCGGCCGAACTGGCCGCGTGCGCCTCGGCGTTGGTCTACGAGTCGCGGCAGGCCGACGACGCGGTCGCGCCCAAGCTGCCGACCGGCAACGCGAAGGCGGCGCTGGGCGAGATGGTCCGTATCTGGGGGCGCCTCGACGCCCTGGAGGAGGACCACCACATCAACCAGACCGAGGGCGTGGGCCAGCGCGAACCCGACCTGGGCTTCGCCTGGGCCGCCTACCGCTGGGCGTCGGGGCACACCCTGGACTCCGTGCTGTCCGATGCCGACATGCCGGCCGGTGACTTCGTGCGCTGGTGCAAGCAACTCATCGACGTACTCGGCCAGATCGGGAACGCGGCGCCGGAGAACAGCCCGGTGCGGCGCAATGCGCGCAAGGCCGTGGACGGGCTGCTGCGGGGGGTCGTGGCGTACTCGTCCGTGGGGTGA
- the tatC gene encoding twin-arginine translocase subunit TatC, protein MLKTARKQERDPEGRMPLADHLRELRNRLLKSVLAIVAVTIVAAFFYKDIISVFQHPILQSVKCANGLGHQANGRPCAEMTVNGLLGGFSIALKVSLMAGIIGASPVWLYQLWAFLAPGLHKNEKRYTLGFVGTGVPLFLAGAALAYAILPQTAKIMIGFVPKDTTNLLALDDFIDLVVRMVVVFGLAFELPLILVLLNFTGMVSGRRMLGWWRGMVIGITVFAAVATPTGDPLTMSLLAAPIVLLYFLAMGICFFNDRRRARRRAADPDFGLDEDEASSLDHIPEQIGAQSFDAEAERRAADDDYDDAT, encoded by the coding sequence GCTCAAGACTGCCCGCAAGCAGGAGAGGGACCCCGAGGGGCGGATGCCCCTCGCGGACCACCTGCGTGAGCTGCGCAACCGGCTGCTGAAGTCGGTCCTTGCCATCGTCGCCGTCACCATCGTGGCGGCGTTCTTCTACAAGGACATCATCAGCGTCTTCCAGCACCCGATCCTCCAATCGGTCAAGTGCGCCAACGGCCTGGGGCACCAGGCCAACGGCCGCCCCTGCGCCGAGATGACGGTCAACGGTCTGCTGGGCGGCTTCTCGATCGCCCTCAAGGTCTCGCTGATGGCCGGCATCATCGGCGCCTCGCCGGTGTGGCTCTACCAGTTGTGGGCCTTCCTGGCGCCCGGCCTGCACAAGAACGAGAAGCGCTACACCCTCGGCTTCGTCGGCACCGGCGTCCCGCTCTTCCTGGCCGGCGCGGCGCTGGCATACGCGATCCTGCCGCAGACCGCCAAGATCATGATCGGCTTCGTGCCGAAGGACACCACCAACCTGCTGGCGCTCGACGACTTCATCGACCTCGTCGTGCGCATGGTGGTCGTCTTCGGCCTGGCCTTCGAACTGCCGCTGATCCTGGTGCTGCTCAACTTCACCGGCATGGTCAGCGGCCGCCGTATGCTCGGCTGGTGGCGCGGCATGGTGATCGGCATCACCGTCTTCGCCGCCGTCGCCACACCGACCGGCGACCCGCTCACCATGTCCCTGCTGGCCGCGCCGATCGTCCTGCTGTACTTCCTGGCGATGGGCATCTGCTTCTTCAACGACCGCCGCAGGGCCCGCCGCCGCGCCGCCGACCCGGACTTCGGTCTCGACGAGGACGAGGCGTCCAGCCTGGACCACATCCCCGAGCAGATCGGCGCCCAGTCCTTCGACGCCGAGGCCGAGCGCCGCGCGGCCGACGACGACTACGACGACGCGACCTGA
- a CDS encoding acyltransferase family protein, translating into MTSSDPTTAQPTATRPEAPRGEPGVFPSAARSGGRVDGIDGLRTLAVMLVIVYHFNEGMLPGGSIGVDVFYTISGFVITRLLIAEYARTGDIGLRQFYRRRWLRLVPALLVVCALTAALTLSPLQSFTNGWTAALLAAASLVNIVRAAQSGAYSGVTAPLGHTWSLGVEEQFYLLWPPLLLALLRRLSARTVLVAVSVLALLPVLWRFHLWDPTQAHRIYNGPDTRADQLLAGAVLAILLARLGTDNPWRRTLGIWAARLWPPALALLCLIAWRVPVTGAGAWTKPVYTVGFLVIALLTVVLLASLELRPRAPLARLLSLLPLAWVGRNLSYGLYLWHYPLMHALSDLGVDRMLLPATLGTSFAAALASYYLVEEPCRRFRYRRGGKISSAATPAPAAIEAVSGRAR; encoded by the coding sequence GTGACCAGTTCAGATCCCACGACCGCCCAGCCGACCGCCACCCGACCGGAAGCGCCGCGCGGAGAGCCCGGCGTCTTCCCCTCGGCGGCGAGATCCGGCGGCCGGGTGGACGGGATCGACGGGCTGCGGACGCTGGCCGTGATGCTCGTCATCGTCTACCACTTCAACGAGGGGATGCTGCCCGGCGGATCGATCGGGGTCGATGTCTTCTACACGATCAGCGGCTTCGTCATCACCCGGCTGCTGATCGCCGAGTACGCCCGCACCGGGGACATCGGGCTGCGGCAGTTCTACCGCAGGCGCTGGCTGCGGCTGGTGCCCGCGCTCCTGGTGGTCTGCGCGCTGACCGCCGCGCTGACGCTCTCGCCGTTGCAGAGCTTCACCAACGGCTGGACGGCCGCGCTGCTGGCCGCCGCCTCCCTGGTCAACATCGTCAGGGCCGCCCAGTCCGGCGCGTACTCCGGGGTCACCGCGCCCCTGGGCCACACCTGGTCGCTCGGCGTCGAGGAGCAGTTCTATCTGCTGTGGCCACCGCTGCTGCTGGCCCTGCTGCGCCGGCTGTCCGCCCGTACGGTGCTGGTCGCCGTGAGCGTGCTCGCGCTGCTGCCGGTGCTGTGGCGCTTCCACCTGTGGGACCCCACCCAGGCCCACCGCATCTACAACGGCCCCGACACGCGGGCCGACCAACTGCTCGCCGGGGCCGTACTGGCGATCCTGCTCGCCCGGCTCGGGACCGACAACCCCTGGCGGCGGACGCTGGGCATCTGGGCGGCCCGGCTGTGGCCGCCCGCGCTGGCGCTGCTCTGCCTGATCGCCTGGCGGGTGCCGGTCACCGGGGCCGGCGCCTGGACGAAGCCCGTCTACACCGTCGGCTTCCTGGTGATCGCGCTGCTGACGGTGGTCCTGCTCGCCTCGCTCGAACTGCGGCCCCGCGCGCCGCTGGCCCGGCTGCTGTCGCTGCTGCCGCTGGCGTGGGTCGGCCGCAACCTCAGCTACGGGCTGTATCTCTGGCACTATCCGCTGATGCACGCGCTGAGCGACCTCGGCGTCGACCGGATGCTGCTGCCCGCCACGCTCGGCACGTCCTTCGCGGCGGCCCTGGCCTCGTACTACCTCGTCGAGGAGCCCTGCCGGCGGTTCA
- a CDS encoding diacylglycerol kinase has protein sequence MTSEITLFVNPTAGRGRGVRAAGPAARVLRDAGYGVRTVVGEDAADALARLRTAVADGTGAVVAVGGDGMVSLALQAVAGTGTPLGVVAVGTGNDFARATGLPVRDPAAAAGAVARALREGGGRELDLGRTGERWFGTVLASGFDSRVNDRGNRMRRPRGRLRYDVAMLAELAALRPIPYRVRFDDAPEREIEATLIAVGNGSSYGGGMRICADAVMDDGLFDVCVVGPCSRTTLLRVFPRVYRGTHPTHPVVTVHRAARVRLAVDGGGELTGYADGERIGPLPLTAETVPGALRLLV, from the coding sequence GTGACCAGCGAGATCACCCTCTTCGTCAATCCCACCGCGGGCCGCGGCCGGGGCGTTCGCGCCGCCGGACCCGCGGCCCGTGTGCTGCGGGACGCCGGGTACGGCGTGCGGACGGTCGTCGGCGAGGACGCGGCCGACGCCCTGGCCCGGCTCCGTACGGCCGTCGCGGACGGCACCGGGGCCGTCGTGGCGGTCGGCGGCGACGGCATGGTCTCGCTCGCGCTTCAGGCCGTGGCCGGGACCGGCACCCCGCTCGGCGTCGTCGCGGTCGGCACCGGCAACGACTTCGCCCGGGCCACCGGCCTGCCGGTCCGCGACCCCGCCGCCGCGGCCGGCGCCGTCGCCCGGGCCCTGCGCGAGGGCGGCGGCCGGGAGCTGGACCTCGGCAGGACCGGCGAGCGCTGGTTCGGCACGGTCCTGGCGTCGGGCTTCGACTCCCGGGTCAACGACCGCGGCAACCGGATGCGCCGGCCGCGCGGCCGCCTCCGCTACGACGTCGCCATGCTCGCCGAGCTGGCCGCCCTGCGCCCGATCCCGTACCGGGTGCGCTTCGACGACGCGCCGGAGCGGGAGATCGAGGCCACGCTGATCGCGGTCGGCAACGGTTCCTCGTACGGCGGCGGGATGCGGATATGCGCGGACGCGGTGATGGACGACGGGCTGTTCGACGTGTGCGTGGTCGGCCCGTGCAGCCGGACCACCCTGCTGAGGGTCTTCCCCCGGGTCTACCGCGGCACCCACCCCACGCACCCGGTGGTCACCGTGCACCGCGCGGCCCGGGTCCGGCTGGCGGTGGACGGCGGCGGGGAGCTGACCGGGTACGCCGACGGGGAGCGGATCGGACCGCTGCCGCTGACCGCCGAAACCGTACCGGGAGCGCTGCGGCTGCTGGTGTGA